In Euphorbia lathyris chromosome 10, ddEupLath1.1, whole genome shotgun sequence, a single genomic region encodes these proteins:
- the LOC136209189 gene encoding pentatricopeptide repeat-containing protein At3g14580, mitochondrial, giving the protein MLSNSFLLLNKNPKNSIFRFLLLHPWRNFQNPNLKFPSFHSFSTLPPPPASLSPQNSPDIGYKLNHKDWLSPNEVIKIFENLKDPNSTISVWNQYTRRKDYKPNEAIYTIVIHQLSLAKNFDAIEDIMQRIKLEKSCRISNEFFYNVIKIYGHSAGRTKKAVETLLDMPKGFNCWPNVKTFNLVLNLLVSAKLFGDVHEIYLQAPMLGVEIDACCLNILIKGLCENGDLKSAFYVFDEFPKQRCKPNVRTFSTLMHYLCVKGEVEEAFGLLEKMEIEGIDVDTITFNILISGLRKRGRVAEGMELLMKMKLKGCEPNEASYQEILYGLLELGKFVDAKEFMSVMLCKGMNPSLLSYKKLIRGLCKANLIGDVDLVLKQMVKQGFVPKMGMWKLVTRSLFSGTGASNICLTQITGA; this is encoded by the coding sequence ATGCTTTCAaattcatttcttcttcttaatAAAAACCCTAAAAATTCAATCTTTCGCTTTCTTCTACTTCATCCATGGCGTAATTTTCAAAACCCTAATCTTAAATTCCCCTCTTTCCATTCTTTCTCAACCTTACCTCCTCCTCCTGCTTCACTCTCACCCCAAAATTCCCCTGATATAGGTTATAAACTGAACCACAAAGACTGGTTATCCCCAAATGAAgttataaaaattttcgaaaatctAAAAGATCCCAATTCCACAATCTCCGTCTGGAACCAGTACACTAGAAGAAAAGATTATAAGCCCAATGAAGCAATTTACACTATCGTCATCCATCAGCTTTCCCTAGCCAAAAACTTTGATGCAATTGAAGACATTATGCAGAGAATCAAACTTGAAAAATCCTGCCGTATATCAAACGAATTCTTCTATAATGTAATCAAGATCTACGGACATTCAGCGGGTCGAACTAAGAAAGCAGTGGAAACCCTTTTGGATATGCCAAAAGGGTTTAATTGTTGGCCTAATGTGAAAACCTTTAACCTTGTATTGAATTTACTTGTTTCAGCAAAGCTTTTTGGGGATGTTCATGAGATTTATTTGCAGGCTCCTATGTTAGGTGTGGAAATTGATGCTTGTTGTCTTAATATTTTGATCAAAGGTTTATGCGAAAATGGGGATTTGAAGTCTGCATTCTATGTGTTCGACGAATTTCCTAAACAGAGATGTAAACCTAATGTGAGGACATTCTCCACATTGATGCATTACTTGTGTGTGAAAGGAGAAGTGGAGGAAGCATTTGGATTGCTTGAGAAAATGGAAATTGAGGGGATTGATGTGGATACAATCACTTTTAATATCTTGATTTCGGGTTTGAGGAAAAGGGGGAGGGTTGCGGAAGGGATGGAGCTTCTGATGAAAATGAAGCTTAAAGGTTGTGAACCTAATGAAGCTTCTTATCAAGAGATTTTGTATGGTTTGCTTGAATTGGGGAAATTTGTAGATGCTAAAGAATTCATGAGTGTAATGTTGTGCAAAGGAATGAATCCTAGTCTTTTATCGTATAAGAAGTTGATCCGGGGGCTTTGCAAGGCGAATTTGATTGGAGATGTTGATTTAGTTTTGAAGCAAATGGTGAAACAAGGGTTTGTCCCGAAAATGGGGATGTGGAAATTGGTGACTAGGAGTTTGTTTTCGGGCACCGGTGCTTCTAACATCTGCCTTACTCAAATCACCGGCGCCTAG
- the LOC136209453 gene encoding uncharacterized protein: MPVFSPKTTPPPSYKVRSVSFPARSNPTIHKIQQNLNKLTSPPKTPSSETLHLQLSGLGDTYKSVQHLLQSPLTQKTLTQKVPQMLDDLIHFLDICSNTRDCILSVKQSLRQLQSSLRRTQAAGSDQFTIETDVTAYFHSRKKMKKEAAKFMSLLKIKKPQFGENDDHLLNLIQLLREGSCVVFNSILVYLSAPILKKRYKYWPPLMFSKLVSEVQGEKMNEMQKVDFAVNDLMEETECSPEKMESAQRMMEDLELSMEGFEIELEGLFRELIHTRVTLLNIVSHSIIS, translated from the coding sequence ATGCCTGTTTTCTCTCCAAAAACAACTCCTCCACCTTCCTACAAAGTCCGATCAGTTAGTTTTCCGGCGAGATCAAATCCAACCATTCACAAAATCCAACAAAACCTCAACAAACTCACATCTCCCCCCAAAACCCCATCATCAGAAACACTTCATCTCCAACTCTCCGGCCTCGGAGACACCTACAAATCCGTACAACATCTTCTCCAATCACCATTAACCCAAAAAACCCTAACCCAAAAGGTACCCCAAATGTTAGACGATCTAATCCACTTCTTAGACATATGTAGCAACACCAGAGATTGTATTCTATCCGTAAAACAATCCCTCCGACAACTCCAGTCATCTCTCCGGCGAACCCAGGCCGCCGGAAGTGACCAATTCACCATTGAAACCGATGTTACTGCTTATTTTCACTCTagaaagaagatgaaaaagGAAGCAGCAAAGTTTATGTCTTTACTGAAGATTAAAAAACCCCAATTTGGGGAAAATGATGATCATCTTTTGAATTTGATTCAATTACTCAGAGAAGGAAGTTGTGTTGTGTTTAATTCAATTCTTGTTTATCTTTCTGCCCCAATTTTGAAAAAGAGGTATAAGTACTGGCCGCCATTGATGTTTTCGAAGCTTGTATCTGAAGTTCAGGGAGAGAAGATGAATGAGATGCAGAAAGTGGATTTTGCGGTTAATGATTTGATGGAGGAGACGGAATGTTCGCCGGAGAAGATGGAATCTGCACAGAGAATGATGGAGGATTTGGAATTGAGTATGGAGGGATTTGAGATTGAATTAGAGGGTTTGTTTAGAGAGTTGATTCATACTAGAGTTACTCTTTTGAATATAGTTTCTCACTCTATTATTAGTTAG